One part of the Phycisphaeraceae bacterium genome encodes these proteins:
- the dxs gene encoding 1-deoxy-D-xylulose-5-phosphate synthase: protein MSILEQIKSPADLRRLPVEQLPQVAQEIREAIVHQVSRSGGHLAPNLGVVELTIAMHYVFDFAHDRLLFDVGHQCYPHKLLTGRLPMFGALRTSAGMAGFPAPSESEYDLFAVGHAGTGISTAVGMARGDTLNGEGFDPKSNADGRRVVTIIGDASIVNGVAMEGLNGAGTLNRQFLVVLNDNGMSISKPQGAIAQYFDRVRLSHLYSDFKKSAKEFLRTLPGGSVLQDAYHRAGEATKAMVNHGAWFENFGLVTVGPIDGHDLPTLIEFLAEAREFDRPMVLHVKTIKGKGYEFSEGDSSAFHSPAPFVREGCRVEIKKDGRSFTTAVGDAMVAMMEQDPRVVACTAAMPDGTGMNKMLSRFPDRGFDSGICESHAMDMMAGLAKTGWKPFFAVYSTFLQRAFDQAFQEVSLQGLSVRLLLDRAGLVGGDGAVHHGFCDISILRTLPNAAITAAIDEPSLLAALEFLRTYDDGLSSVRYPRDTVSPRLADQQCPPFVLGKARCLTPQFDVASAQDQTSGRPDVAVLAFGTPAIDALKAADNLAGEYAVGVWDARFAKPVDRDLIRTLLERKIPVVTVEDHGIVGGFGAAVLEAAQEMGLDASGVTRLALPDAWIMQDSRAKQLGEAGIDAAGIARGIRNAAAPAGRPIEPEFKMPKVPAAAR from the coding sequence ATGTCCATTCTCGAGCAGATTAAGTCACCGGCCGATCTCCGTCGCCTGCCCGTCGAGCAACTGCCGCAGGTCGCGCAGGAGATCCGGGAAGCGATCGTGCACCAGGTCTCGAGATCGGGCGGCCACCTCGCTCCGAATCTCGGCGTGGTCGAACTGACCATCGCGATGCACTACGTCTTTGACTTCGCCCACGACCGGTTGCTGTTTGACGTCGGGCACCAGTGTTACCCGCACAAACTACTCACCGGACGGCTGCCGATGTTCGGCGCCCTGCGAACGAGCGCTGGCATGGCCGGGTTCCCGGCGCCCAGCGAATCCGAGTACGACCTCTTCGCGGTGGGCCACGCGGGCACGGGGATCTCGACCGCGGTGGGCATGGCGCGGGGCGACACGCTCAACGGCGAGGGGTTCGATCCCAAGTCGAACGCCGACGGCCGGCGGGTGGTCACGATCATCGGCGATGCTTCGATCGTCAACGGGGTCGCGATGGAGGGGCTCAATGGGGCGGGGACGCTGAATCGACAGTTCCTCGTCGTGCTCAACGACAACGGCATGTCGATCTCCAAGCCACAGGGGGCGATCGCGCAGTACTTCGACCGGGTGAGGCTGTCGCACCTGTACTCGGACTTCAAGAAGTCGGCGAAGGAGTTCCTCAGGACGCTGCCCGGCGGATCGGTGCTGCAGGACGCCTACCACCGTGCCGGCGAGGCGACGAAGGCCATGGTCAACCACGGCGCGTGGTTCGAGAACTTCGGGCTGGTGACGGTCGGCCCGATCGACGGGCACGATCTACCCACGCTGATCGAGTTCCTCGCCGAGGCGAGAGAGTTTGACCGGCCGATGGTGCTGCACGTCAAGACGATCAAGGGCAAGGGGTATGAGTTCTCGGAGGGGGATTCAAGCGCGTTCCACTCTCCCGCGCCGTTCGTCCGCGAGGGGTGCCGGGTTGAGATCAAGAAGGATGGGAGGTCGTTCACCACCGCGGTCGGCGATGCGATGGTCGCGATGATGGAGCAGGACCCGCGGGTCGTCGCGTGCACCGCGGCGATGCCGGATGGGACCGGGATGAACAAGATGCTGTCGCGGTTCCCGGATCGCGGGTTCGATTCGGGGATCTGCGAGTCGCACGCGATGGACATGATGGCCGGGCTGGCGAAGACCGGATGGAAGCCATTCTTCGCCGTCTACAGCACGTTCCTGCAGCGGGCGTTCGACCAGGCGTTCCAGGAAGTCTCGCTGCAGGGGCTCTCGGTGCGGCTGCTGCTTGATCGCGCGGGCCTGGTCGGCGGCGACGGCGCAGTCCACCACGGCTTCTGCGACATCTCGATTCTCCGGACGCTGCCCAACGCGGCGATTACCGCCGCGATCGACGAGCCCTCCCTGCTCGCGGCCCTTGAGTTCCTGCGCACCTACGACGACGGTCTGTCGTCAGTCCGCTACCCGCGAGACACCGTCAGCCCCAGGTTGGCGGACCAGCAGTGTCCCCCGTTCGTGCTCGGCAAAGCCCGCTGCCTGACCCCTCAGTTCGACGTCGCGTCGGCCCAGGACCAGACGAGCGGACGCCCCGATGTCGCGGTGCTCGCGTTCGGCACGCCGGCGATCGATGCCCTCAAGGCCGCGGACAACCTTGCCGGGGAGTACGCGGTCGGGGTATGGGACGCCCGCTTTGCGAAACCGGTTGATCGCGACCTGATCCGTACGCTGCTGGAGCGGAAGATCCCCGTGGTCACGGTCGAGGATCACGGGATCGTGGGCGGCTTCGGCGCGGCCGTGCTGGAGGCCGCGCAGGAGATGGGGCTTGATGCGTCGGGTGTGACGCGGCTCGCCCTCCCGGACGCCTGGATCATGCAGGACTCTCGCGCCAAGCAGCTCGGCGAGGCGGGAATCGACGCGGCGGGCATTGCCCGCGGGATCCGCAACGCAGCCGCTCCCGCCGGCCGACCCATCGAGCCCGAGTTCAAGATGCCCAAGGTCCCCGCCGCCGCCCGGTGA
- a CDS encoding NAD(+)/NADH kinase, with protein MPRRVLLLVNRSKPDVIAALEEVRELLASHARVVAESDAAAEEPLSEAEAAGADLIVVLGGDGSILSAARRSVHLGLPMLGVNLGKLGFMAEFDLAALREQAPALFSGGALLEQRRPLISAQVFANGEPRFQGLSLNDAVITAGPPFRMISMSLSIDGAIGPRVMGDGLIVSTPIGSTAYNVSAGGPILATELSAFVITPIAAHSLAFRPVVAASSSTIEITMESVNQDGGRRVNSGTTLVLDGQPRTHLSAGERVLITQHKATISFVRNPKGSYWATLLNKMNWAAQPRSRNR; from the coding sequence ATGCCACGGCGTGTGCTGCTGCTGGTAAACCGATCAAAGCCCGACGTGATCGCTGCGCTTGAAGAGGTCCGCGAACTGCTTGCCTCGCACGCGAGGGTGGTCGCCGAGTCGGATGCCGCCGCGGAGGAGCCGCTTTCGGAGGCCGAAGCGGCGGGCGCTGATCTGATCGTCGTGCTGGGAGGAGACGGGTCGATCCTGTCCGCCGCGCGACGCAGCGTCCATCTCGGTCTGCCAATGCTCGGGGTCAACCTCGGCAAACTGGGGTTCATGGCGGAGTTCGATCTGGCGGCGCTCCGCGAGCAGGCGCCGGCCTTGTTCTCTGGCGGGGCGCTGCTTGAGCAGCGGCGGCCGCTCATCAGCGCCCAGGTCTTCGCCAACGGCGAGCCCAGGTTCCAGGGGTTGTCGCTGAACGATGCCGTGATCACGGCGGGCCCGCCGTTCCGGATGATCTCGATGTCGCTGTCGATCGATGGTGCGATCGGGCCGCGCGTGATGGGCGACGGTTTGATTGTCTCGACGCCGATCGGATCCACGGCGTACAACGTTTCAGCAGGTGGGCCGATCCTCGCCACCGAGCTCTCGGCGTTCGTGATCACTCCGATCGCCGCGCACTCGCTGGCGTTTCGGCCGGTCGTCGCGGCGTCGTCGAGCACGATCGAGATCACGATGGAATCGGTCAACCAGGACGGCGGCCGGCGGGTGAACTCGGGAACCACGCTGGTGCTCGATGGGCAGCCGAGGACGCACCTCTCGGCCGGAGAGCGTGTCCTGATCACGCAGCACAAAGCGACCATTTCGTTTGTGCGAAACCCGAAAGGCTCGTACTGGGCCACGCTGCTGAACAAGATGAACTGGGCTGCCCAGCCACGCTCACGGAACCGGTAA